One Schlesneria paludicola DSM 18645 DNA segment encodes these proteins:
- a CDS encoding SDR family NAD(P)-dependent oxidoreductase, whose protein sequence is MKVIRGRKALVTGAASGIGRGIALALAREGADLTLWDVDETGLTSLADEIKALGVCADTTRVDLTQPNEITAAVQLLLERSQTIDILVNNAGVAYYGPTHSMTAAQWDWLLGINLLAPIQLTRELLPTLLERPEAHIVNVCSISGLVAGGRFAAYHTSKFGLIGYSEALRAEYGRRGLGVTALCPGPCLTNLYRDCATGKQGKTVPHPPRWLCTTIDTVAASTIKAIRRNHRMPLIGPMAHLLWNIKWLAPGLLDFLNHFRRKRRTQPTGLISANDQQTASRHAA, encoded by the coding sequence GTGAAAGTCATTCGCGGCCGGAAGGCCCTCGTTACCGGCGCGGCTTCGGGGATCGGACGTGGAATTGCATTGGCCCTGGCGCGTGAGGGTGCGGATCTCACCCTGTGGGATGTCGACGAAACAGGGCTGACATCGCTTGCGGACGAGATCAAGGCCTTGGGAGTCTGCGCCGACACGACACGTGTCGACCTGACGCAACCTAATGAGATTACCGCGGCAGTCCAGTTACTCCTTGAGCGATCGCAAACGATCGACATCCTGGTGAACAACGCGGGTGTTGCCTACTACGGGCCAACCCACTCGATGACCGCCGCGCAATGGGACTGGTTGCTGGGTATTAACCTGCTGGCGCCGATCCAGCTTACACGCGAACTGCTGCCGACGCTGCTTGAACGTCCGGAAGCACACATCGTCAATGTGTGCAGTATTTCTGGACTCGTTGCGGGTGGACGATTCGCCGCCTATCACACCAGCAAGTTCGGTTTGATCGGATATTCCGAGGCGCTTCGCGCGGAATACGGTCGTCGCGGACTGGGTGTAACGGCGCTGTGCCCCGGCCCGTGCCTTACGAACCTGTATCGCGACTGCGCCACCGGAAAGCAGGGAAAGACCGTTCCCCATCCACCCCGATGGCTGTGCACAACGATCGACACAGTCGCGGCGAGCACCATCAAGGCGATCCGCCGAAACCACCGAATGCCTTTGATTGGACCGATGGCTCATCTGCTGTGGAACATTAAGTGGCTCGCCCCGGGTCTGCTCGATTTCCTGAATCACTTCCGCAGGAAACGTCGAACACAGCCAACGGGATTGATCTCAGCAAACGATCAGCAGACGGCATCCCGTCATGCGGCATAA
- a CDS encoding trypsin-like serine protease has product MWNARTIFAAAILLGAAASTNGWSGEPVEDLLAATFRLTDGEHSGTCFIVSVPAASATVPHKCVLATAAHVLDQMDADECDLILRSRTVDDCYVRKVVSIKIREGQRDLWTAHPDLDVAAMPIDLPADATVAPIPFELIADESQLINRTIRVGQETWISCFPAKLESNEAGWPVLRRGSIASHPLIPLKANKTILIDYKVFGGDSGAPIATIVNNRPLIVGVASSMQQQTDRSTLPFEERVMHTPMGLSIAVQSAYLRDTITQMQQK; this is encoded by the coding sequence GTGTGGAATGCACGGACGATTTTCGCAGCAGCCATACTCCTCGGAGCGGCAGCCTCAACCAACGGATGGTCTGGCGAGCCCGTCGAAGACTTACTCGCCGCGACGTTTCGCCTGACGGACGGCGAGCACTCGGGGACCTGTTTCATCGTGTCTGTCCCCGCTGCAAGCGCCACTGTGCCCCACAAATGCGTGCTCGCCACTGCGGCGCATGTTCTGGATCAAATGGACGCCGACGAATGCGATCTGATTTTGCGCAGCCGCACGGTGGATGATTGCTATGTACGGAAAGTTGTCTCGATCAAAATTCGGGAGGGACAACGGGATTTGTGGACCGCACATCCTGACCTGGATGTCGCTGCCATGCCGATCGATCTGCCTGCGGATGCAACAGTCGCACCGATTCCCTTCGAACTGATCGCCGATGAGTCCCAATTGATCAATCGAACGATTCGCGTCGGCCAGGAGACCTGGATCAGTTGCTTCCCCGCCAAGCTGGAGTCGAACGAAGCAGGGTGGCCTGTGCTGCGACGAGGTTCGATTGCCTCTCATCCACTGATTCCTCTGAAGGCCAATAAGACAATCCTGATCGATTATAAAGTTTTCGGCGGTGATAGCGGAGCTCCCATCGCGACGATCGTCAACAACCGCCCCCTCATTGTCGGTGTCGCGTCCAGCATGCAGCAGCAGACCGACCGATCGACTCTGCCCTTCGAAGAACGAGTCATGCACACCCCCATGGGACTATCCATTGCCGTGCAGTCTGCGTATCTGCGTGACACCATCACGCAGATGCAGCAGAAGTGA
- a CDS encoding HvfC/BufC N-terminal domain-containing protein, which yields MPDASSSTDQRPLRDIQSWMQVVVTHPDGIRAGMIAAEAVSGIPQGDAERIILPSSQMTSHERLQIYNRAYFGRLIECLRAQFPAVRHAVGNDAFDGLAFGYLLQHPSTSYTLDRLSQSFDEFLTSTRPPRTMKPDFADFAIELARLERVYNEVFNGRGPESARSLEPADFEGLSPERFASSRLIAHDCVRLMEFQFPVHEYTSALRRGQPALPPEPRSVLLVITRRNYVVRRYEVARDQFELLTILQQQKTVAEALDRLAEIRHDDLSSLANDIRNWFRDWAAAPLFAKLVTSDS from the coding sequence ATGCCCGATGCATCTTCTTCCACCGATCAGCGACCACTGCGCGACATTCAATCCTGGATGCAGGTGGTGGTCACCCACCCCGACGGAATCCGTGCAGGAATGATTGCCGCCGAAGCCGTCTCAGGAATCCCGCAGGGTGATGCCGAACGGATCATTCTTCCCTCCAGCCAGATGACCAGCCACGAACGACTGCAGATTTACAATCGAGCCTATTTTGGTCGCTTGATCGAATGTTTGCGGGCTCAGTTCCCTGCGGTCCGCCATGCGGTCGGCAACGACGCATTCGACGGATTGGCATTTGGCTATCTGCTGCAGCATCCCTCGACAAGCTATACGCTCGATCGGCTCAGTCAATCCTTTGATGAGTTTCTGACCTCCACCCGTCCACCGCGGACTATGAAACCGGACTTCGCCGATTTTGCGATTGAACTGGCGCGGCTCGAGCGAGTTTACAACGAAGTCTTCAACGGACGTGGACCGGAATCGGCCCGATCGCTTGAGCCCGCCGATTTCGAAGGACTGTCCCCCGAACGCTTCGCAAGCAGCCGTCTGATCGCCCATGACTGTGTTCGACTGATGGAGTTTCAGTTTCCAGTCCACGAATACACAAGCGCATTGCGGCGAGGTCAGCCTGCGCTGCCACCAGAACCACGTTCGGTATTACTGGTCATCACTCGCCGGAATTACGTCGTGCGGCGATACGAAGTTGCCCGAGACCAGTTTGAACTCCTGACCATATTGCAACAACAGAAAACCGTTGCCGAGGCACTCGACCGTCTCGCCGAAATTCGCCACGACGATTTGTCGTCGCTGGCAAATGACATTCGGAACTGGTTTCGGGACTGGGCCGCGGCACCGCTGTTTGCGAAACTCGTCACCAGCGATTCGTGA
- the bufB gene encoding MNIO family bufferin maturase: MASRLGYDNVGLGVGLRTVHFDHILNHAPPVDWFEVISENFLDSWGRPRYVLEQIAERYPVVMHGVSLSIGSTQPLDFDYLRKLKQLARDTKALWVSDHVCWTGVAGINTHDLLPLPYNEQSLAHVVERIRIVQDVLERPLVLENPSSYVTFADSTMSEAEFLSRMAEDGNCGLLLDVNNVYVSAQNHEFDPVEYLRAIPHHRVVQMHLAGHTHCGTHLIDTHDGPVINPVWDLFRLAHELTGGVSTLLEWDAQIPEFPVVHNEILKAKQILAGELAPEPKADLPRSPQQYPTVPHPALVVTAQAD, encoded by the coding sequence ATGGCCAGTCGCCTTGGATATGACAATGTTGGCTTGGGGGTTGGCCTGAGAACGGTTCACTTCGACCATATCCTCAACCATGCGCCGCCCGTCGACTGGTTCGAAGTGATCTCCGAGAACTTTCTCGATTCCTGGGGACGCCCCCGATACGTGCTGGAACAGATCGCTGAACGCTACCCGGTTGTCATGCACGGTGTGTCGCTCTCAATCGGCAGCACGCAGCCGCTCGACTTCGACTACTTGCGGAAGCTGAAGCAACTGGCCCGAGACACGAAAGCCCTATGGGTTTCAGACCATGTCTGCTGGACCGGTGTTGCGGGGATCAATACACACGACCTGCTGCCCCTGCCCTACAACGAACAATCATTGGCGCACGTCGTCGAGCGTATCCGGATCGTCCAAGACGTGTTGGAACGACCGCTGGTCCTGGAGAACCCCAGTAGCTACGTCACTTTCGCCGACTCCACCATGAGCGAGGCCGAATTCCTCTCGCGGATGGCAGAAGACGGAAATTGCGGGCTGTTGCTGGACGTCAACAATGTCTATGTCTCTGCCCAGAATCATGAGTTTGATCCTGTGGAATACCTCCGTGCGATCCCACATCATCGTGTGGTCCAGATGCATCTCGCGGGGCACACCCACTGCGGCACACATCTGATCGATACCCATGACGGCCCGGTGATCAATCCCGTTTGGGATCTATTTCGCCTGGCCCATGAACTCACAGGAGGTGTCTCGACTCTGTTGGAGTGGGACGCGCAGATCCCCGAATTCCCTGTTGTCCACAACGAAATCTTGAAAGCCAAGCAAATCTTGGCCGGTGAGCTCGCCCCCGAACCTAAAGCCGATCTCCCCCGTTCGCCCCAACAGTACCCGACGGTTCCTCACCCTGCTCTGGTCGTGACGGCCCAGGCAGATTGA
- a CDS encoding adenine phosphoribosyltransferase, producing the protein MNLKDYIRSVPNFPNPGIMFRDITPLLSAPEAFGFAIRQFADRFRAAKPTAILAAESRGFIFAAPLALELGAAFVPVRKPGKLPFETRKFEYDLEYGSDALEMHVDAIHSGSRVLLVDDLLATGGTIEACVKLAEGSQAEVVGCAFLIELSFLKGRDRLKNHDVFSLMQYDSED; encoded by the coding sequence GTGAATTTGAAGGATTACATCCGTAGTGTGCCCAATTTCCCCAACCCGGGAATCATGTTTCGCGATATCACACCGCTCCTTTCGGCCCCCGAAGCATTTGGATTTGCGATCCGCCAATTTGCCGACAGGTTCCGAGCGGCCAAGCCGACCGCCATTCTGGCTGCGGAATCGCGCGGGTTCATTTTTGCCGCCCCATTAGCGTTGGAATTGGGCGCCGCCTTTGTGCCTGTCCGCAAACCTGGCAAGCTGCCGTTCGAAACACGCAAATTCGAATACGATCTCGAATATGGCAGCGACGCACTTGAGATGCATGTCGATGCGATCCATTCGGGCAGCCGGGTATTGCTGGTCGACGATCTGCTCGCAACTGGCGGAACGATCGAAGCCTGCGTGAAGCTCGCGGAAGGCAGCCAGGCCGAAGTCGTCGGATGTGCCTTCTTGATTGAATTGTCGTTTCTCAAGGGCCGTGATCGGCTCAAGAATCATGACGTTTTCAGTCTGATGCAGTACGACAGCGAAGACTAA
- a CDS encoding RluA family pseudouridine synthase codes for MTNEPAASGTPYTNLSSRPLEILLDDGPLIALNKPAGLLTQGVPHAQASMEGLVKAYLKTKLDKPGNVYLGVPHRLDRPVSGVVIFAKNSKAAARLAEQFRERSLRKIYLAVTEGVPDPAEGCLVDWLFKDAEDAHVTVVPAGTPGAKRAVLDYQVLAVHQGRALVEVELHTGRMHQIRVQFGSRGWPIADDRQYGSKSPATLSDYDPRVSPIGLHAWRLHLRHPVRYDALRLEAPLPANWSRFGFKLPKGI; via the coding sequence ATGACCAACGAACCCGCAGCCTCTGGCACTCCGTACACCAATCTTTCCTCAAGACCTCTCGAGATTCTGCTCGACGACGGTCCGCTCATTGCTCTGAACAAGCCCGCAGGCTTGCTGACGCAAGGGGTTCCGCATGCTCAGGCATCAATGGAGGGCCTGGTCAAAGCGTATCTCAAGACGAAGCTCGATAAGCCCGGTAATGTTTATCTTGGGGTTCCACATCGGTTGGATCGTCCGGTGTCGGGGGTGGTGATCTTCGCGAAGAATTCGAAGGCGGCCGCGCGACTGGCAGAACAATTTCGGGAGCGATCCCTGCGGAAGATCTACCTGGCCGTGACTGAAGGCGTTCCGGACCCGGCGGAAGGGTGTCTGGTCGACTGGCTATTCAAGGACGCCGAGGATGCACATGTGACAGTCGTCCCTGCCGGGACACCAGGAGCCAAACGTGCGGTGCTGGATTATCAAGTACTAGCTGTTCATCAAGGCCGCGCACTGGTCGAAGTTGAACTGCACACGGGGCGAATGCATCAGATTCGAGTGCAATTTGGCTCGCGCGGCTGGCCGATTGCCGATGATCGCCAGTATGGATCGAAAAGTCCCGCGACGTTGAGCGACTATGATCCCCGGGTTTCACCCATTGGCCTGCATGCCTGGCGATTGCACTTGCGACATCCCGTTCGTTACGACGCATTGCGGCTGGAGGCACCTTTGCCCGCCAATTGGTCGCGATTCGGTTTCAAGCTACCGAAGGGAATTTAA
- a CDS encoding sodium:proton antiporter, with the protein MSCKLLGILAVLFVSSFLIAPVALAEVAGADVTQAADHSTEKLGDLLNPIAVLPFVILLLCIALFPLLNPHWWEHNRNKGIIALVLGVPVVGYLMTFGHHGLEAMEHAGKEYVAFLLLLGSLFVISGGIYVRGALRGSPAINTMFLGLGALIASFVGTTGASMLLIRPLLRANGHRHRVAHIVVFFIFVVSNCGGLLTPLGDPPLFLGFLKGVPFGWTLRLFPQWAFVNGTLLVIFYLWDTLAVRSEAKTPEQEAALEEPLTTESFGIEGRHNFLGLAVIVAIIYSCGQGYGNAFFKQYLPGDGEVWPFGVQELLMALTTAICFLFTSRGTHEKNRFGFGPIIEVAVLFAGIFVTMIPALALLNVHGKSLGVDDPAEFFWAAGILSSFLDNAPTYLTFAATACGMYGVNTEDGRYLHHFLNLPEAAQTARILAAISCGAVFMGANTYIGNGPNFMVKAIAEENNVKMPGFFGYMAYSMGILIPIFIAVTFIFFR; encoded by the coding sequence GTGAGTTGTAAGTTGCTTGGGATTCTCGCGGTTTTGTTCGTCAGTAGCTTTCTGATTGCGCCCGTCGCACTGGCAGAGGTTGCAGGGGCGGACGTGACCCAGGCGGCCGATCATTCGACGGAAAAACTGGGAGACTTGCTGAATCCGATTGCCGTGCTGCCCTTCGTCATTCTGCTGCTGTGCATTGCCTTGTTTCCATTGCTGAACCCACATTGGTGGGAGCACAATCGAAACAAGGGGATTATTGCACTGGTGCTCGGCGTGCCTGTCGTCGGGTATCTGATGACCTTTGGTCATCACGGTCTGGAGGCGATGGAGCACGCAGGCAAAGAATACGTCGCTTTTCTGCTCTTGCTGGGATCGCTGTTTGTCATCAGCGGCGGTATCTATGTCCGCGGTGCCTTGCGCGGTTCGCCGGCGATCAACACGATGTTTCTCGGTCTGGGAGCTCTGATTGCCAGTTTCGTTGGAACGACCGGCGCTTCGATGCTCTTGATTCGCCCGTTGTTGCGTGCGAACGGTCATCGTCACCGCGTGGCGCACATTGTTGTGTTCTTTATTTTCGTGGTGTCCAACTGCGGGGGGCTCTTGACTCCTTTGGGCGATCCTCCATTGTTCCTCGGCTTCCTGAAAGGGGTGCCGTTCGGGTGGACGCTGCGTCTGTTTCCTCAGTGGGCCTTCGTGAACGGTACGCTGTTGGTGATCTTCTACCTGTGGGACACCCTTGCGGTTCGAAGCGAGGCCAAGACACCTGAACAAGAAGCGGCCCTGGAAGAACCGCTGACGACGGAATCGTTTGGAATCGAAGGGCGGCACAATTTTCTTGGGTTGGCCGTGATTGTGGCCATCATTTATAGCTGCGGCCAAGGGTATGGAAATGCCTTTTTTAAGCAGTATTTGCCCGGTGATGGCGAGGTTTGGCCGTTTGGGGTCCAAGAGCTGCTGATGGCTTTGACGACGGCGATCTGCTTTCTGTTCACTTCCCGCGGCACGCATGAGAAGAATCGCTTTGGTTTTGGGCCGATCATCGAAGTCGCCGTGTTGTTTGCAGGGATTTTCGTGACGATGATTCCGGCCCTGGCGCTGTTGAACGTGCATGGAAAGTCCCTGGGGGTTGACGATCCAGCGGAGTTCTTCTGGGCAGCGGGAATTCTTTCCAGCTTCCTGGACAATGCTCCCACGTATCTGACATTCGCGGCGACCGCGTGCGGCATGTATGGAGTCAATACGGAAGACGGGCGGTACCTGCATCACTTCTTGAACCTGCCAGAAGCGGCGCAGACGGCGCGAATACTGGCTGCGATCTCGTGCGGGGCGGTCTTCATGGGGGCCAATACCTATATCGGAAATGGTCCCAACTTTATGGTGAAGGCGATTGCCGAAGAAAACAACGTCAAGATGCCCGGCTTCTTCGGCTATATGGCGTACTCGATGGGAATTCTGATCCCAATTTTCATCGCCGTCACGTTTATCTTTTTCCGCTAG
- a CDS encoding zinc-binding alcohol dehydrogenase family protein, translated as MRAIQLEKPLNFRIIDIPEPDAPLAGEALVRVHRIGICGTDLSGYLGKMPFFSYPRIPGHELGVEVIAVGSDVTNVKAGDTCSVEPYMNNPNSFASRRGRGNCCEDLQVLGVHTDGGMRPYFKLPARKLHKATQLSMEQLALVETLAIGCHSVARCAPQPGEDVLVIGAGPIGLSAIEFVKLTGANLIVMDMVESRLDFCRTKMGVKHTLQAGGGNEEKSLRDLTDGHLPTIVIDATGSPKSMSNALNYVGHTGKLVFVGITTDNVTFPHPLMHRREMTLLASRNAMPEDFDRIINLIETGVIDTRPWITHRTNFDELIGQFPSFTKPETGVIKAIVEVPSE; from the coding sequence ATGCGCGCCATCCAACTCGAAAAACCGCTGAATTTCCGCATCATCGATATTCCGGAACCTGACGCCCCGCTGGCGGGGGAGGCCTTGGTTCGCGTCCACCGGATTGGCATCTGCGGGACGGATCTTAGCGGGTACCTCGGCAAGATGCCGTTCTTTTCTTATCCGCGGATTCCCGGTCATGAACTCGGGGTGGAAGTCATTGCCGTGGGGTCAGACGTCACGAATGTCAAAGCGGGTGATACGTGTTCGGTTGAGCCCTATATGAATAATCCGAACAGTTTTGCCAGCCGACGCGGCCGGGGAAACTGTTGTGAAGACCTGCAGGTGCTGGGGGTGCATACTGACGGAGGCATGCGGCCTTATTTCAAGCTGCCAGCGCGCAAGCTTCATAAGGCAACTCAGCTTTCGATGGAACAATTGGCGCTTGTGGAAACGCTGGCGATTGGCTGTCACTCGGTGGCCCGCTGCGCACCGCAGCCCGGTGAAGATGTGCTGGTTATTGGTGCAGGCCCGATCGGGCTGAGCGCCATTGAGTTCGTGAAGCTGACCGGTGCGAACCTGATTGTGATGGACATGGTCGAAAGCCGACTCGATTTCTGTCGCACAAAGATGGGCGTCAAGCACACGCTACAAGCGGGGGGCGGGAATGAAGAGAAGTCGCTACGAGATTTGACGGACGGACACCTACCAACAATTGTGATCGACGCGACGGGTAGTCCGAAGTCGATGTCGAATGCGCTGAATTATGTAGGCCATACGGGCAAGCTCGTGTTCGTCGGAATCACAACTGACAATGTCACCTTCCCGCATCCGCTGATGCATCGCCGTGAAATGACACTCTTGGCAAGTCGGAACGCGATGCCCGAGGACTTCGATCGGATTATCAACCTGATCGAAACCGGGGTGATTGATACCCGTCCCTGGATCACGCATCGAACCAATTTCGACGAGTTAATCGGCCAATTCCCGAGCTTCACAAAGCCCGAAACAGGCGTGATTAAAGCGATCGTCGAAGTGCCTTCCGAGTAA
- a CDS encoding DUF1559 domain-containing protein: MVRMHARKLRPSSRGGFTLIELLVVIAIIAVLIALLLPAVQQAREAARRTQCKNNLKQLGLAVHNFEGTFGHVPSSLRPPTAGTVRLSVLTALLPLIDQANIYTKYDQTVNWSAAANKPLSLTKIPAFICPSNPQGGALDGVPDTPSAWAQDTAAVSDYSPIFGISPLNAPFTTVPLTALYTDPADSTFQYVAGFFPKNATITTASGQTLSGAKFRDVTDGLSNTIAVAESAGRPAVYRKSRQYGSLPGNHVNAGGWARPASDIMYYGSKADGSDLLGTTPFNATNGRDVGTADPTYGSAAYPYTNAPFVFGVHGTSVPYAFHTGGAHFLLGDGAVRFISENINFDTFIGLLTPKGGEVIGEF, encoded by the coding sequence ATGGTCCGAATGCATGCTCGAAAACTGCGCCCCAGTTCGCGCGGCGGATTTACCCTGATTGAGTTGTTGGTGGTCATCGCCATCATCGCCGTCCTGATCGCGTTGTTGCTGCCCGCCGTTCAACAGGCTCGCGAAGCTGCTCGCCGAACACAGTGCAAGAACAACCTGAAGCAACTCGGTCTGGCTGTTCACAACTTCGAAGGTACCTTCGGCCATGTCCCCAGCAGCCTTCGTCCGCCGACAGCGGGCACGGTTCGCCTCTCGGTGCTGACGGCATTGCTCCCGCTAATTGACCAGGCGAATATCTACACCAAGTATGATCAGACCGTGAACTGGAGTGCCGCCGCGAACAAGCCGTTGTCGCTGACCAAGATTCCTGCGTTCATCTGCCCATCGAATCCCCAGGGTGGTGCGCTCGACGGTGTGCCTGACACCCCATCGGCTTGGGCTCAAGATACTGCCGCCGTGAGCGATTACTCGCCGATCTTCGGAATCTCGCCCCTGAACGCGCCGTTCACAACGGTTCCGCTGACTGCCTTGTACACCGACCCAGCCGACAGCACGTTCCAGTACGTTGCCGGTTTCTTCCCCAAAAATGCGACGATTACGACGGCTTCGGGGCAAACGTTGTCCGGTGCGAAGTTCCGCGACGTGACCGATGGACTGTCGAACACGATCGCGGTCGCCGAATCGGCTGGTCGGCCTGCTGTCTACCGCAAGAGCCGTCAGTATGGATCGTTGCCCGGTAATCACGTGAATGCAGGTGGTTGGGCACGTCCAGCCAGCGATATCATGTACTACGGTTCGAAGGCAGACGGTTCAGATCTTCTAGGAACCACGCCTTTCAATGCCACGAACGGTCGCGACGTCGGGACGGCGGACCCAACCTACGGTAGTGCCGCATATCCTTACACGAACGCTCCGTTTGTCTTCGGTGTGCATGGAACCAGCGTTCCATACGCGTTCCACACCGGTGGGGCTCACTTCCTGCTCGGTGACGGTGCGGTTCGCTTTATCAGCGAGAACATCAACTTCGATACGTTCATCGGTCTGCTCACGCCAAAGGGTGGCGAAGTGATTGGCGAATTCTAA
- a CDS encoding YezD family protein: MSVINSENAADATVVAIPELTIQAIRDALSGLRYGQVTVVVQDGRVMQIDRTERHRLPSERASS, encoded by the coding sequence ATGAGTGTAATCAATTCTGAAAATGCCGCGGATGCGACTGTCGTAGCAATTCCCGAGCTGACGATTCAAGCGATCCGCGATGCGCTGAGTGGTCTGCGCTATGGTCAGGTGACCGTTGTGGTCCAGGACGGGCGCGTGATGCAGATTGACCGGACGGAACGCCATCGGCTTCCCAGCGAACGAGCGTCGTCCTGA
- a CDS encoding c-type cytochrome domain-containing protein has protein sequence MQRFACRLAAVSLILFAMDGVFAQENLEQKIAEQQKVADESQARKAAGEPAINAARMAAKEKATAFSTLKLELNKAEASIKEIDGKLPKLQEAVKKASEERAKAETELAAFTKAALEAKGKDTEQAEADKVKTASEKLVATTKALDDALKAVQPIEVALAASKKIVAEQPAKIKAAEAAVAAFQPEIEAAEAAFAALTKEAVTRQIDLETSLVAAGRLVSFAKQVAPIFSERCLACHNARTAKGRLNMESFANLMKGGESGPSVVASNPGESLLQSMIEDHSMPKDADPLLPEQIAIIKKWIETGARLDAGVAATSTLITIMPKLVQPMPPESYRVAVPVMALAFSPDGTLLATSGYREVLLWNPADGQLVRRIKNLAERPHDLEFNADGTVLAVAAGTPGQMGEVKLFNVADGTLLADLFTTDDEVFSVAYSPDGTRLAAACADRSVRLFDVASRKQQKLIEDHADWVMDLAWSPDGKKIVTASRDKTCKVFDSVTGESQATFNGHGQPVFGVGFLPDGASVASSGRDNRIRVWNAADAKQAREIVLGGEVFHLTMQADGTAFSGCADKFARQHNLTSGAEVKKFGPQADWVYAAAYHAGSKRVASGSHDGEVRIWNYDDGKELLKFIAAPGITQPIAAK, from the coding sequence ATGCAGCGTTTTGCCTGCCGACTGGCCGCCGTGTCGCTGATTCTGTTCGCAATGGATGGCGTCTTCGCCCAAGAGAACCTTGAGCAAAAAATTGCCGAGCAACAGAAGGTGGCCGACGAATCACAGGCACGCAAGGCAGCTGGGGAACCCGCAATCAACGCCGCACGAATGGCAGCCAAAGAAAAAGCCACCGCATTTTCGACATTGAAGCTGGAACTCAACAAAGCGGAAGCATCAATCAAAGAAATTGATGGCAAGCTTCCCAAGCTACAGGAAGCGGTCAAGAAGGCCAGCGAAGAACGAGCAAAAGCCGAAACGGAACTGGCAGCGTTCACCAAAGCGGCGCTCGAGGCCAAAGGTAAAGACACCGAACAGGCCGAAGCCGACAAAGTCAAAACGGCCTCCGAAAAGCTGGTCGCCACCACAAAGGCACTTGATGACGCCTTAAAGGCCGTACAGCCAATCGAAGTGGCCTTGGCAGCTTCGAAGAAAATTGTCGCGGAACAGCCTGCCAAGATCAAAGCTGCTGAAGCCGCTGTCGCGGCATTTCAACCAGAAATCGAAGCTGCCGAAGCCGCCTTCGCGGCACTGACCAAAGAAGCTGTCACGCGTCAGATCGACCTGGAAACCAGCCTGGTTGCGGCGGGACGCCTGGTTTCGTTCGCCAAGCAGGTTGCTCCGATCTTCTCGGAACGATGCCTCGCCTGCCATAATGCACGAACGGCCAAGGGGCGGCTGAATATGGAAAGCTTCGCGAATCTGATGAAAGGTGGCGAAAGCGGCCCTTCCGTCGTCGCGTCGAATCCGGGCGAATCACTGCTGCAATCGATGATCGAAGATCACTCGATGCCCAAAGACGCAGATCCTCTGCTGCCAGAACAGATCGCGATCATCAAGAAGTGGATCGAAACAGGCGCTCGACTCGATGCAGGCGTGGCCGCCACATCGACGCTGATCACGATCATGCCCAAACTCGTACAGCCGATGCCCCCGGAATCATACCGTGTCGCCGTCCCCGTGATGGCACTCGCCTTCAGTCCCGATGGAACTCTGCTGGCCACGTCAGGCTATCGCGAAGTCTTACTGTGGAATCCCGCAGACGGACAACTCGTTCGCCGCATCAAGAATCTGGCCGAACGGCCGCATGACCTTGAGTTCAACGCGGATGGTACGGTTTTGGCCGTCGCGGCGGGCACACCAGGACAGATGGGCGAGGTCAAATTGTTCAACGTCGCGGATGGAACCTTATTGGCAGACCTGTTCACAACTGACGACGAAGTTTTCTCGGTCGCGTACAGTCCAGATGGCACGCGACTGGCCGCGGCGTGTGCGGATCGGTCGGTTCGCCTGTTCGACGTCGCATCGCGTAAGCAACAAAAACTGATCGAAGACCACGCAGACTGGGTGATGGATCTGGCCTGGTCGCCCGATGGGAAAAAGATCGTGACCGCGAGCCGCGACAAGACCTGCAAAGTGTTCGACAGCGTGACCGGAGAATCACAGGCCACCTTCAATGGACACGGACAACCCGTCTTTGGCGTCGGCTTCCTGCCCGACGGAGCGTCCGTCGCATCGAGTGGTCGCGACAACCGAATTCGCGTCTGGAACGCTGCCGATGCGAAACAAGCCCGAGAAATCGTGCTGGGCGGCGAAGTGTTTCACCTGACGATGCAGGCAGACGGGACGGCATTCAGTGGCTGCGCTGACAAATTTGCCCGCCAACACAATCTGACGAGTGGAGCCGAAGTTAAGAAATTCGGTCCACAAGCAGATTGGGTCTACGCCGCCGCCTACCATGCTGGATCGAAACGAGTCGCCAGTGGCAGCCACGATGGCGAAGTTCGAATCTGGAACTATGACGACGGGAAAGAACTGCTGAAGTTCATCGCCGCTCCAGGAATCACTCAACCGATCGCTGCCAAATAG